The proteins below are encoded in one region of Rhizobium sp. 9140:
- a CDS encoding MOSC domain-containing protein, giving the protein MKSFGRIAELWRYPVSSLGGERVDHLDIAQSGTAGSSIAGNRTFLLFDPETRAPAAPESAERWRKALHLVARLRPDGMAEIGFPDATWLPVDAPDVEERLSTHFSFPVGLGETRGTGRNWPVIAPRYDASPLHLLTTASMNAIGANDPSLMLDSRRFRPDILVETEAPPGFVENDWIGRRIVIGSLEITATEGTKRCGMTMISQPGVPEQPDVLRSILRGNRRNLGIYADIAAPGRISLGDEVWIET; this is encoded by the coding sequence TTGAAATCCTTTGGACGTATTGCCGAGCTCTGGCGCTACCCCGTCAGCTCGCTCGGCGGGGAGAGGGTCGATCACCTCGACATCGCGCAATCCGGCACCGCCGGAAGCAGTATCGCTGGCAACCGAACATTCCTTTTGTTCGATCCGGAAACGCGCGCGCCTGCGGCACCGGAATCGGCTGAGCGCTGGCGCAAGGCGCTGCATCTCGTTGCGCGGCTGCGGCCGGATGGCATGGCGGAGATCGGTTTTCCCGACGCCACATGGCTGCCGGTCGATGCGCCGGATGTGGAAGAGCGCCTCTCCACCCATTTCAGCTTTCCCGTCGGGCTTGGCGAAACGCGCGGAACAGGACGAAACTGGCCCGTGATCGCACCGCGCTATGACGCAAGCCCGCTCCACCTGCTCACGACGGCATCGATGAATGCCATCGGCGCAAACGACCCTTCGCTGATGCTCGATTCGCGACGGTTCCGCCCGGATATTCTGGTGGAAACGGAGGCGCCACCGGGTTTCGTGGAAAACGACTGGATCGGCCGCAGGATCGTCATCGGCTCGCTGGAGATAACCGCAACCGAGGGAACGAAGCGTTGCGGGATGACGATGATTTCGCAACCGGGTGTGCCGGAGCAGCCGGATGTGCTGCGCAGCATCCTGCGCGGCAACCGGCGCAACCTCGGCATATACGCCGATATCGCCGCCCCGGGTCGCATTTCTCTGGGCGACGAGGTCTGGATCGAGACCTGA
- a CDS encoding FAD/NAD(P)-binding protein, producing MTIKIAIIGSGPTGIYTLHGLVASPRPLDITVFESEADPGKGTPYHPDINDQAMLANIASIELPPIYETLVTWLRRQPDAELERMNVTRSAIAERAFYPRIVLGEFFQDQFRQCVIEGRKAGHVIEIKALHRVDDIDLHASDIAVKATGPDGEKQYAFDHVVMATGHDWPETTETRPGYFMSPWPAPVLKTIPPGRVGILGTSLSAIDALISVATAHGAFYLDAAGSLEYFPSPGSEAFTAALMSRKGVLPEADFYCPYPYLPLSICTPEAVDALVASGRGDLLDPIFDLFRAELLAADPAYAGRIGLGMLTVETLAPAYFADREAADAFVWAAANLAEAEKNELEQRTIGWRYAILRMHEVIARAVPHFNEDDLKRFHKHFKTVFIDDYATVPHQSIRRLLALRRAGKLEVLRLGRDSDIDNESVARGAVVIFDGRKEVFDSFIDATGQHTLSARDIPFPSLVNRGFVRKATTPVSSVLIDMPDEPATVRTGGVDLDDAFRPKFEAPVTRRLYCVSIAFLLHKLPFIQGITSAHELGGVVSSAILRDIGGERSDGIIEFGVNAA from the coding sequence ATGACAATCAAAATTGCGATCATCGGGTCTGGTCCGACCGGCATCTACACGCTGCACGGACTTGTCGCCTCACCGCGTCCGCTCGACATTACCGTGTTCGAAAGCGAAGCCGATCCGGGGAAGGGAACGCCCTACCATCCCGATATCAACGATCAGGCCATGCTCGCCAATATCGCCAGCATCGAGCTGCCGCCGATCTATGAAACGCTCGTCACATGGCTGCGCCGCCAGCCCGATGCGGAGCTGGAGCGGATGAACGTCACGCGCAGCGCGATTGCCGAGCGCGCCTTCTATCCGCGCATCGTGCTGGGCGAGTTCTTCCAGGACCAGTTTCGCCAATGCGTCATCGAGGGCCGGAAGGCGGGGCATGTGATCGAGATCAAGGCGCTGCACCGGGTCGATGATATCGACCTCCATGCGAGCGACATCGCCGTGAAGGCCACGGGACCGGACGGGGAGAAACAGTACGCGTTCGACCACGTGGTCATGGCAACCGGCCATGACTGGCCGGAGACGACGGAAACGCGTCCGGGCTATTTCATGTCGCCCTGGCCGGCGCCGGTGCTGAAAACCATTCCGCCGGGCCGCGTCGGTATTCTCGGCACATCGCTCAGCGCTATCGATGCGCTGATCTCGGTCGCGACGGCTCACGGCGCCTTCTATCTCGATGCGGCGGGATCGCTCGAATATTTCCCGTCGCCCGGCAGCGAAGCCTTCACCGCGGCGCTGATGTCGCGCAAGGGCGTGTTGCCGGAGGCCGACTTCTATTGTCCCTATCCCTATCTGCCTCTCTCCATCTGCACGCCGGAAGCGGTGGACGCGCTGGTGGCCAGCGGCCGTGGCGATCTGCTCGATCCGATCTTCGACCTGTTCCGCGCCGAACTGCTCGCCGCCGATCCTGCCTATGCCGGGCGGATCGGGCTGGGGATGCTGACAGTGGAGACGCTGGCGCCGGCTTATTTCGCGGATCGCGAGGCGGCGGATGCCTTCGTCTGGGCGGCGGCGAACCTTGCGGAGGCTGAGAAAAACGAGCTTGAACAGCGCACCATTGGCTGGCGCTACGCCATCCTGCGGATGCACGAGGTCATCGCGCGGGCGGTGCCGCATTTCAACGAAGACGATCTCAAGCGGTTTCACAAGCACTTCAAAACCGTGTTCATCGACGATTACGCAACGGTGCCGCACCAGTCGATCCGGCGGTTGCTGGCTCTCCGGCGCGCGGGCAAGCTGGAGGTTCTGCGTCTTGGCCGGGATTCCGATATCGACAATGAGAGCGTCGCACGCGGGGCCGTCGTGATCTTCGACGGGCGGAAGGAGGTCTTCGACTCCTTCATCGACGCGACCGGGCAGCATACGTTGTCGGCCCGCGATATCCCGTTTCCGAGCCTCGTCAACCGCGGTTTCGTGCGCAAGGCGACGACACCCGTCTCATCCGTGCTGATTGACATGCCGGATGAGCCGGCAACGGTGCGTACCGGCGGCGTGGATCTCGACGATGCCTTCCGGCCGAAGTTCGAGGCACCGGTCACGCGCCGTCTCTATTGCGTGTCGATCGCGTTCCTGCTGCACAAGCTGCCCTTCATCCAGGGTATCACCAGCGCCCACGAACTCGGCGGCGTCGTCTCGTCCGCGATCCTGCGCGATATCGGCGGCGAGCGGTCCGATGGGATCATCGAGTTCGGCGTGAACGCCGCCTGA
- a CDS encoding SDR family oxidoreductase: MQNKALIVGASGVVGSATASVLAGAGWDVTGLARKPGRQENVKPLSADLLDPASLGTALADVAPTHVFIASWLRQSTEAENIRVNAAMVRNLLDALRPAASVRHVALVTGLKHYLGPFEAYGKGTLPQTPFREEQDRLDIENFYYAQEDEVFSAASRDGFNWSVHRPHTIIGKAVGNAMNMGTTLAVYAAICRETGRPFTFPGVETQWNGLTDMTSANVLAHHMLWASTTPEAANEAFNVVNGDIFRWSWMWQRIADYFGIEAAPFDGTVRPLEEQMADDAAIWRKIAERENLVEHDIDRLISPWHTDADLGRPIEVVTDMSKSRRMGFTVYQPTDDAFTGLFDELRSERLIP, encoded by the coding sequence ATGCAAAACAAGGCTTTGATCGTAGGCGCCAGCGGCGTGGTCGGCAGCGCCACGGCGAGTGTGCTGGCAGGGGCCGGCTGGGACGTCACGGGACTGGCGCGCAAGCCGGGCCGGCAGGAGAACGTGAAGCCGCTTTCAGCCGACCTTCTCGATCCCGCCTCGCTCGGCACGGCGCTGGCGGATGTCGCCCCGACCCATGTCTTCATCGCAAGCTGGCTGCGGCAGTCGACGGAGGCGGAGAACATCCGCGTCAACGCCGCCATGGTGCGCAACCTGCTCGATGCCCTGCGCCCCGCCGCCAGCGTGCGCCACGTCGCGCTCGTCACCGGGCTGAAGCACTATCTCGGACCCTTCGAGGCCTACGGAAAGGGTACGCTACCGCAGACGCCGTTTCGCGAGGAGCAGGACCGCCTCGACATCGAGAACTTCTACTATGCGCAGGAAGACGAGGTCTTCTCGGCCGCCAGCCGTGATGGCTTCAACTGGAGTGTCCATCGCCCCCACACCATCATCGGCAAGGCCGTCGGCAATGCGATGAACATGGGCACGACGCTGGCCGTCTACGCCGCGATCTGCCGCGAGACCGGCCGCCCGTTCACGTTCCCGGGCGTGGAAACCCAGTGGAACGGCCTGACCGACATGACGAGCGCCAACGTGCTTGCCCACCATATGCTGTGGGCCTCCACGACGCCGGAAGCGGCGAACGAAGCCTTTAACGTCGTCAACGGCGATATCTTCCGCTGGAGCTGGATGTGGCAGCGCATCGCTGATTATTTCGGCATCGAGGCCGCGCCCTTCGATGGCACGGTTCGCCCGCTGGAGGAGCAGATGGCGGATGACGCCGCGATCTGGCGCAAGATCGCCGAGCGCGAAAACCTCGTGGAGCACGACATCGACCGGCTGATTTCGCCTTGGCACACCGATGCCGATCTCGGCCGGCCGATCGAGGTCGTCACTGACATGTCGAAGAGCCGCCGCATGGGTTTCACCGTCTACCAGCCAACCGACGATGCCTTCACCGGCCTGTTCGACGAGCTGCGGAGCGAGCGCCTGATCCCCTGA
- a CDS encoding MaoC family dehydratase: MDQQKTRLFLDDLVVGMPFKSGTVDITADEICSFARQFDPQPFHLDDEAARSTLFGGLAASGWHTAALTMRLIVDSLPFDGGLIGTRCELTWPLPTRPGDRLHAEGEIAEINPSRSKPDRGIVVMRSRTLNQDGAVVQTLSASLLVFRRPLTDRI, from the coding sequence ATGGACCAGCAGAAGACGCGCCTGTTTCTGGACGACCTCGTCGTCGGCATGCCGTTCAAAAGCGGCACTGTGGACATCACTGCCGACGAGATCTGCAGTTTCGCCCGCCAGTTCGATCCGCAGCCGTTTCATCTCGATGACGAGGCCGCACGGTCCACGCTGTTTGGCGGGCTGGCCGCCAGCGGCTGGCATACCGCAGCCCTCACCATGCGCCTGATCGTGGACAGCCTGCCTTTCGATGGCGGCCTGATCGGCACGCGCTGCGAACTCACTTGGCCGCTCCCGACCCGTCCGGGCGACCGGCTGCATGCGGAAGGCGAGATCGCCGAGATCAACCCGTCAAGATCAAAGCCCGACCGCGGCATCGTGGTCATGCGCAGCCGGACGCTGAACCAGGATGGCGCTGTCGTGCAAACGCTGAGCGCGAGCCTTCTCGTCTTCCGTCGGCCATTGACGGATAGGATCTAG
- a CDS encoding GGDEF domain-containing protein: protein MSQRLIPQNEIDRLAAVRSIGIRAIETMPELKDLAFLARDVFECAFAAVNIVDQDWLRFTAQSGIHVEKCSREESICQYVVHEGNVIVVPDLTLEPDMATLPYVAGEPHLRSYAGAPIELEPGLTVGSFCIMHTHPRDLGDRERRQLSEFARIASALFRLQRSNLLMVKGEKALRLAAMTDPMTGFYNRQALPELVDSEMRETLAAGRPFGAAYLDMDGFKGINDRHGHQTGDEVLRQAALRIRSVIRSGDIPLRMGGDEFAIFFPDCGCENSLTTIAARLVDAFRAPFSVGGIEVMAHLSVGAAAAPEGGTSREKLLETVDRALYEAKANGRDRYVVRVDGDVL from the coding sequence CTGTCACAGCGCCTCATTCCGCAAAACGAGATCGATCGTCTCGCCGCCGTCCGCTCCATCGGGATCCGTGCCATCGAAACGATGCCCGAACTGAAGGATCTCGCCTTTCTTGCCCGCGACGTGTTCGAGTGTGCTTTTGCCGCGGTCAATATCGTGGATCAGGATTGGCTGCGTTTCACCGCGCAGTCCGGCATCCACGTCGAAAAATGCTCGCGTGAGGAATCCATCTGCCAGTACGTCGTTCATGAGGGCAATGTTATCGTGGTTCCCGATCTAACGCTCGAGCCGGATATGGCGACCTTGCCCTACGTGGCGGGCGAGCCGCACCTTCGTTCCTATGCCGGTGCACCGATCGAGTTGGAGCCCGGTCTGACGGTCGGTTCGTTCTGCATCATGCATACGCATCCGCGCGATCTCGGTGACCGCGAGCGTCGTCAGCTCAGCGAGTTTGCACGGATCGCCAGCGCGCTTTTCCGTCTGCAGCGGTCCAATCTCCTGATGGTGAAGGGAGAAAAGGCGCTGCGGCTGGCGGCGATGACGGACCCGATGACCGGCTTCTACAATCGGCAGGCTCTGCCTGAACTCGTGGATAGCGAAATGCGCGAGACGCTTGCCGCGGGCCGTCCGTTCGGCGCGGCCTATCTCGACATGGACGGTTTCAAGGGGATCAACGACCGGCACGGGCACCAGACGGGAGACGAGGTGTTGCGGCAGGCGGCCCTGCGCATTCGCTCGGTCATCCGTTCCGGCGATATTCCGCTGCGCATGGGTGGAGACGAATTTGCGATTTTCTTCCCCGATTGCGGCTGCGAAAATTCCCTGACGACCATCGCCGCCCGCCTGGTCGATGCCTTTCGGGCGCCGTTCTCCGTCGGTGGCATCGAGGTGATGGCGCATCTGAGCGTCGGCGCGGCTGCCGCACCGGAGGGCGGCACCAGTCGGGAAAAGCTGCTGGAGACCGTCGACAGGGCGCTCTACGAGGCCAAGGCGAACGGACGAGACCGGTATGTCGTGCGGGTGGACGGCGACGTTCTCTAG
- a CDS encoding methyl-accepting chemotaxis protein produces MRSLSQSLGFDAKSVLQAISQSQAIIEFDLTGRILDANENFCKALGYDLSEVVGRHHSMFVSPQEAASPEYKAFWAGLSGGAFQRQQYKRFGKGGREVWIEASYNPVMRNGKPYKVVKFATDITASKMQSAEDGGKLLALSRAQAIIEFTPQGEIIRANHNFLAALGYDLAEIAGRHHSMFCDPAYAASPDYQTFWDNLRQGKFVTDQFMRIGKGGKRVFIQASYNPIFDDAGRVFKVVKFAIDVTDRMHAVEELGAALERLSQCNIRMSLDEPFVGEFERLRRDFNTSIAEFQKTLTNVLSQTSALNDSSQEMRQAAEQLAERSQQQAAALEETSAALDEVTATVNSSTENTQETRTLVQNARLSTGASAAVVEETVTAMHRIEQASREISQIIGVIDEIAFQTNLLALNAGVEAARAGEAGKGFAVVAQEVRELAQRSAKAAKEIKVLITNSGKEVMEGVRLVGKTGAALQEIDVFVRRIDQNVDAIATAAKEQSIGLREINKAVNDLDRMTQENAAMSERTTDISRALAEGADALAALVSLFKLNRRTAPRGPDASDQSRHARVVTTTGRRNFAA; encoded by the coding sequence ATGCGCAGTTTGTCTCAGTCTCTCGGATTCGATGCGAAGTCCGTTCTTCAGGCGATCAGCCAGTCGCAGGCGATCATCGAGTTCGACCTGACGGGCAGGATCCTCGACGCGAATGAAAACTTCTGCAAGGCGCTCGGCTACGACCTCTCCGAAGTCGTCGGCCGTCATCACAGCATGTTCGTGTCGCCACAGGAAGCCGCATCCCCGGAATACAAGGCCTTCTGGGCCGGGCTTTCAGGCGGCGCGTTTCAGCGCCAGCAGTACAAGCGCTTCGGCAAGGGTGGCCGCGAGGTCTGGATCGAGGCGTCCTACAATCCGGTCATGCGCAACGGCAAGCCTTACAAGGTGGTGAAGTTCGCGACCGATATCACCGCGAGCAAGATGCAGAGTGCGGAGGATGGCGGCAAGCTTCTGGCCTTGTCGCGGGCACAGGCCATCATCGAGTTTACGCCGCAGGGCGAGATCATCCGGGCGAATCACAATTTTCTGGCTGCCCTCGGCTATGATCTCGCCGAGATCGCCGGGCGGCATCATTCCATGTTCTGCGATCCGGCCTATGCGGCCTCGCCCGACTATCAGACCTTCTGGGATAACCTGCGCCAGGGCAAGTTCGTGACCGACCAGTTCATGCGCATCGGCAAGGGCGGCAAGCGGGTCTTCATCCAGGCCTCCTACAATCCGATCTTCGATGATGCAGGTCGCGTCTTCAAGGTGGTGAAGTTCGCGATCGACGTCACCGACCGGATGCACGCCGTCGAGGAACTGGGCGCCGCGCTTGAGCGCCTGTCCCAGTGCAATATCCGCATGTCGCTCGATGAACCCTTCGTCGGCGAGTTCGAAAGGCTTCGCCGCGATTTCAACACGTCGATTGCCGAGTTCCAGAAGACGCTGACGAACGTGCTCAGCCAGACCAGCGCGCTGAACGACAGCAGTCAGGAAATGCGCCAGGCGGCCGAGCAGCTGGCCGAGCGGTCGCAGCAGCAGGCGGCGGCGCTCGAAGAGACCTCGGCGGCGCTGGACGAGGTGACGGCGACCGTCAACTCCTCGACCGAGAACACCCAGGAGACGCGCACGCTCGTGCAGAACGCGCGCCTCTCGACCGGTGCGTCCGCCGCGGTCGTGGAGGAAACGGTGACGGCCATGCACCGGATCGAGCAGGCCTCTCGCGAGATCAGCCAGATCATCGGCGTGATTGACGAGATCGCCTTCCAGACCAATCTTCTGGCCCTCAATGCCGGCGTCGAGGCTGCACGGGCAGGGGAGGCCGGCAAGGGCTTCGCCGTCGTGGCGCAGGAGGTGCGCGAGCTTGCCCAGCGTTCGGCCAAGGCTGCAAAAGAGATCAAGGTGCTGATCACCAATTCCGGCAAGGAAGTCATGGAGGGTGTGCGCCTCGTCGGCAAGACGGGTGCGGCTCTGCAGGAGATCGACGTCTTCGTGCGCCGGATCGACCAGAACGTGGACGCGATCGCCACCGCGGCGAAGGAACAGTCGATCGGCCTGCGCGAGATCAACAAGGCAGTCAACGACCTCGACCGGATGACGCAGGAAAACGCCGCCATGAGCGAGCGGACGACGGATATCAGCCGGGCGCTGGCGGAAGGCGCGGACGCGCTGGCGGCGCTGGTCAGCCTGTTCAAGCTGAACCGGCGCACCGCCCCGCGCGGGCCGGACGCATCGGATCAGTCGCGCCATGCGCGCGTCGTGACCACGACCGGGCGGAGGAATTTTGCCGCCTGA